In the Williamwhitmania sp. genome, GCTGGTGGTGATGGGCGGCGATAACTACCGCATTGGCATGGGCGGCGGTGCTGTATCGTCGGTAGCTACCGGTGAGTTTTCCAACAAAATTGAGCTGAACGCCGTGCAGCGCTCCAACCCCGAAATGCAGAAGCGAGTTTCCAACGCGGTAAGGGCAATGGTGGAGAGCGATGTAAACCCCATTGTGTCCATCCACGACCATGGAGCCGGTGGTCACCTCAACTGCCTATCGGAGCTGGTGGAGGCTACCGGAGGGGTAATATACCTCGACAAGTTGCCAGTGGGTGACGAAACGCTCTCGGCTCGCGAAATTGTGGGTAATGAGTCGCAGGAGCGCATGGGATTGCTCATCGATGAAAAAAATATTGAGTTGCTGAATGCTGTGGCGCAACGTGAGCGTGCTCCGCTTTACGTGGTGGGTGAAACTACCAACGATCAGCACTTTGCATTTGTTGACTCTAAAACTGGAGAAAAACCCATCGATTTGCAGCTGGCCGACATGTTTGGAAATCCTCCGGCAACGGTCCTTAACGACAAAACAGTTGCAGTTGAGCCGGAGAATCTTGTATACGATGCCGCCCATATTGAATCCTACTTAAGGCAGGTTCTACACCTGGAAGCCGTGGCTTGCAAGGATTGGCTCACCAACAAGGTTGACCGTTCGGTAACGGGCAAAATTGCCAAACAGCAGTGCTGTGGCGAGCTGCAGCTGCCACTCAATAACGTTGGTGTGGTTGCGCTCGACTACCAAGGAGTAAAAGGAATTGCTACCTCCATTGGCCATGCACCAATTGCGGGCATGGTAGATGCCGCTAGAGGAAGCGTGCTTTCCATTGCCGAGGCTTTAACCAACTTGGTTTGGGCTCCCATACAGGATGGACTAAGGGGCGTTTCGCTGAGTGCTAACTGGATGTGGCCGGCAAAAAATAGTGGTGAAGATGCTCGGCTCTACAAGGCTGTGGAGGCTGCTAGCCAGTTTGCCATTGCGCTGGGTGTGAATATTCCAACAGGAAAGGACAGCCTTTCGATGACCCAGAAATACCCCGATGGCGAGGTGGTTTACTCTCCAGGAACGGTTATCATTAGCAGTGTGGGAGAGGTAACCGATATCCGCAAGGTGGTGGAGCCGGTGCTGGTCAAAGATGTTAACTTTCCAATTTACTATATCGACTTTTCGGGCGATGATGAGTTTGATCTTGGTGGCAGTTCGCTTGCTCAGGTCCTCAGTAGCTTGGGTGAAACAGCACCAACAGTTTCTAATCCGGCATATTTTGCCAATACGTTTACTGCACTTCAGCAGGCAGTAGAGCGCAACCTGCTTGCTGCTGGCCACGACGTTTCCTCGGGTGGCATAATTGTAACGTTGCTCGAAATGTGTTTTGCCAACGTGGAGTTTGGGCTAAACGTCGATTTGAGTGGCTTTGCGGAAAAGGATTTGGTGAAATTGCTCTTTAGCGAAAAGCCTTCAGTGGTTGTGCAGGCCACAGATGCTGCAAAATTTGAAGAGCTGCTATCGGGTTTCGGTGTTCGCTATGTGAAGTTGGGCGCGCCATCCGAAAATAGGTTAATTACCATAACCCATCATAGCCGAACGCTTACCCTTCATATTGATGACCTCCGTGATCAATGGTATTTTACGTCCTATCTTCTCGACCAAAAGCAAACTTCAAAGGAGCTGGCGCAAATGCGATTCAATACCTATAAGTTTCATGCAATTGCTCCAAAATTTCCATTGGACTTTTCTGGAAAAGGTGTCGATCTTGGTATTGATATAAAAAGACGCGCAAACAGTGGTGTTAAGGCGGCCATTATTAGGGAGAAGGGTGTAAATGGCGATAGGGAGATGGCCTGGAGTCTATACATGGCTGGTTTCGATGTGAAGGATGTGCACATGACCGATCTCATTAGCGGGCGTGAAACTCTCGACGAAGTCAATATGATTGTTTTTGTTGGTGGATTCTCCAACTCCGATGTGCTTGGCTCTGCAAAAGGTTGGGCTGGAGCTTTTCTCTACAATCCGAAGGCTAAGCAGGCTCTTGATGGATTTTTTGCTCGTCCCGATACACTCAGCCTTGGCGTGTGCAATGGCTGCCAACTCATGGTGGAATTGGGTTTAATTTACCCAGAACACGCCGTTAAACCAAAAATGCTTCATAATGATTCACATAAGTTTGAGTCGGGCTTTGTTAATGTTGACATTTCAGAATCCAATTCCATTATGCTTAAGGAGCTGGTAGGCTCACGGCTTGGCATTTGGGTTGCCCATGGAGAAGGCAAATTCAGCTTTCCTTACGAATTAAGTGAATACGAAATACCAATCACCTACTCCGGTTGTTGCTATCCGGCCAATCCCAATGGCTCACCGGCGGGTGCTGCAGCAATTTGTTCTCCCGATGGTAGGCACCTCGCCATGATGCCCCATCTGGAGCGTTCTGTCTATCCATGGCAGTGGCCATACTACCCTGCCGAACGGAAGAGCGACGAGGTAACACCTTGGACCATTGCTTTCCGCAGTGCATTCAGCTGGATAAAGAAGATGCAGAAATAGTTCTTTATTAGAATATATTGAGGCGGTTTGAAGGTTTTCAGACCGCCTTTTTTGTGTTTAACTGCCTTGCATTGAGGTGGCTACTAGCAGTGTTTAAATATTTGCCGCATTGTTGCTGGTATTTTTTCAAATAGCATTATCTTTATCCCCCTTTTAAAAAAAACTTAACGAGTATGGGAGCATTTCATGCGTATGATATCCGTGGCATTTATAACCAGGATTTTAACAAGGATGATGTTTACAAAATGGGCTTTTTCCTGCCTGGTCTACTGGGTGTGAATAAAGTTTTGGTTGGCCGCGATGTGCGGGTTTCTTCTCCAGAGATCTACGAATACCTCACCAAGGGTATTACTGATTCTGGTGCTGACGTCCATACCATTGGCATATCCACTACGCCAATGGTATACTACTCCACTGCTCGCTATGGGTTTAAGGCTTCGGTTCAAATTACCGCATCGCACAACCCAAGGGAGTACAATGGGTTAAAGGTATCGCGCGAAAATGCTCTTCCTGTAGGCTACGATGCCGGACTTGGCGAGCTTGAAAAGTTGGTGAAGAGCGGTGAGGTTAAGGTTAGCGAGAAGAAGGGCCAAATTATCGAGATGGACGTAAGAGAGGAATACCTCACTTTCCTAAAGAAATACTTGGAAGATTATTCCAACCTTAAGATGGCCGTTGACTGCTCCAATGGTATGGCCGCATTCCTAATAAAAGACCTACTGGGCGATGCCCCTGTTTATATCTACGATGAGCTCGATGGCACTTTCCCTAACCATGAGGCAAACCCTCTTGTTCAGGAGAACGTGGCCGATTTAAAGGCGCTTGTGAAGAAGGAGAAGGCCGATATTGGTATTATTTTCGATGGCGATGCCGACCGTGTAATGTTTGTGGATGAGAACGGCAGATTCATATCCCCTGATTTAATTATTGCTTTGTTGGGCCACTACTTCTTTGAGGAGAGAGGTCTCAAGGGTGATGTGCTTATCGATATTAGAACATCCAAGGCCGTTCCGGAATACCTAGCACGCTTTGGTGCCAAGGTGCACATGTGGCGTGTTGGACGTGCATTTGCTGCTCCAAAACTTCGCGAGCTAAACGGCGTTTATGGTGGTGAGTTGGCTGGACATTACTACTTCAAGGAGTTCTTCTTTTCCGATTCAGGATTGCTTGCCAGTCTTCTAGTGCTTAACGTGGTAAGCAAGATGAAGCGTGATGGTACATCTCTCTCGAAGGCCATTGCCGCCATTGAGGCCTACGCCAACTCCGGTGAGATAAACTTCAAGTTGGATAGGAAGCAGGAAGCCATGGACGCTGTTAAGGAGTACTTTGATAAAACGGAGAAGCCAACCGCCTTTTTCGACTTCGACGGATACCGTGTGGAGTTTGCTGACTGGTGGTTTAATATTCGTCCTTCCAACACCGAACCATACCTACGGTTTTTAGCCGAGGCACGCACTACAGCTATGCTGGATGAGAAGGTTGCCAAGGTCAAGGAGATTATCGGCAAGTTTATGTAATAAGGTTTCATAGAGTGTAATAAGTCGCGCAGCGCCGATCAGTAATGGTCGGCGCTGTTGTTATATGGCTGATTATTAATCAAATGCTTGCCTTTCCTATAATAAAAAAAGCTGCCCCTTTAATGGAGCAGCTCAATAATTAGGTTGGCAATTTCTCTTCTTAAATTCGAGGAGGTTAGCTACTTCTTTTTGGCAACGTCATCACTTCCAACAAAGGTGTAAGCATTCTTATCAACAATTGTAGGAGTTCCGTTTGAAACATTAATCTCAAATACAACCCACGTGTCACCCGAAGTTGAGGTTGTTACGGGAGCAGTATATGTCTTTATAAGGCCAGTATTATTAAAGACTCTAACCGTTGTTGGTGATTGGTAAATTTCCAATGCTCCTGTAATGTCTGAATTGGAATAGTTATGCACAGAATACCGATAAACACCATCGGTGTAGCTTAAAATGGTGGTTGTTTCTGGTCCGTAGGAGGTCACATCATCCACGTCCAAATTAACGTTTGAACTAATAGGGTCGCTGTCACCATAATACATGTGAAAACGGCTCGAAGATCCCGATATTGGACCAGTTAGGTGAGAGTCAAGGTCGTCGGGTGAAAGCCCCCAGGTTAGCACTATACGCAAAACACCATCGCCAGTGCCTAATTCTTGCACAACCGTAATAGGATCAAATTCATTTTCCAATGGATCTAACGATATCACAAAATTGTTAATGGTTTGTGCGTAAAAATTGTCAGCAATGATTATCAAGGTGAAGGTGCCAACATAGGCCTCGGTAGAGTTGTAAAAACCATTCGCATCGGTATGAATAACAAATACGGCACTGCTTGATGTTGCTGTTTGTTGAACATCGTTAAGTGCAGGTGATTTTGAAGCGGCATCATAAAAACTAAGAGTTGCATTGGCCAAACCTTCACCTGTTTGTGAGTTAATAATCTGGCCAGTGATGCTCGTTTTTTGTCGATCGGGCGTTGAACTATCCTTCGAGCATGAGCTAAATCCAACAGCAACAATCATTGCTAAGATTGCAATTCGAATCGGTCTAGTTTTCTTCATGATTTCAGTAATTAGGGGTAAATATTAGTTAGGTTTCTCGGTAATATTTATGAATTAATTTCACCGAATGACTAAAAGTAGTAAATGGTTATTTCTAATTTTCTTTTAAATCAAGATTGTTAACAGGTAGATTATTAACAATATGGTTAGGTTGAGTATCTGTAGGGCAACAATTGTCTCGAACGCGATTCTGAATGAAATTTGGATTGTAATCGACTGGGAAAATTTGCTTTTGTTCTCGAAATGAGGTGTGTGTCAGGGTGAAATTTCTTTTGCCATTAATCCTGATTAAAATTATGTGTGGTTGAAAACTTGATGCTTAATGTTGAAATTACCCAATTTACTCTTCTAGGCTATCTGCTAATGAAGTGCCATTTAATTATCATTACTTGAAGCCGAGTCAATCTTGTGCTGATCCACCACCAGAATTTAATCCGCTTTCCCGGGGCTATTTCCTGCTCAATAAAACATTTTTCAAGTCACAGAAAAAGCGTTTCTTTGCATAAGCATTGGTTCCTGAAAAGGAGTTAGGGAATCCCGTTAGAATCGGGAGCTGTACCCGCAGCTGTAAGTCGTGTAACCAATCGTTGGAAAGTGCCACTGTTTGCCAAAAGGCTGATGGGAAGGCTCCAACGGTACGGCGAGCCAGAAGACCTGCCAATGCAATAATGCTTTCGGGAACAAAAGTGTATCATGAAAAAGTTATTGTTTTTGCTTGTTGTTGCTCTAGCAACGTTTTCACTCTCCTCTTGCAACAGGAGTAGCCAGTCTAATGGTTCCAAAGGACTCGTTGAGGTCCCCTTACGGTATGCTAAGTTGTTTAAAGTTTTTAAAGCCAACGGTTACACCCAGTTAGACGTGGTGAATCCGTGGGATACCGCCATACTTCTCCAACGATTTTATCTTGTGCCAAAGCAGGGTGGTATTTTACCACACAAGGTTGATGGCCAAATTATTAGGGTTCCTGTTTCGTCCATGGCCTGTGCCTCCTCTACCGACGTGTGCTATGCACAGCAGCTTGGCCTGCTCGATTCCATCGTTGGCGTTGCCGAACCAAACTATATCAATAATAGTTACCTCCTTTCGCGCCTTGGGGCAGGGAAGGTGGTTGACTTAGGTCAGTCCATGGAGATTAATAGGGAGCAGCTCATCAGAGTAAACCCAAATATCTTCTTTGTCTCACCCTTTAAGGATAATAAATATGCAGCGGTAATGGCATCGGGCATTCCATTGGCAATGGTGTCGGCATATATGGAGGAGCATCCATTGGGACGTGCTGAATGGGTTAAGTTTATGGCACTCTTCTTTGGTAAAGAGGAACGCGCCAACTTCTACTTTGATTCATTGGTCAGTTGTTACCAAAAGCTCGCAAGGGTTGGCCAATCCGCTAAAACCAAGCCAACAGTTTTTTCGGGGAAGCCCTATCAGGGAATTTGGTACGTTTCGCCAGGAAATAGCTACATGGCAAAGCTCTTAGCCGATGCTGGTGCACGCTACCTCTTTGCCTACAAACATGAGCAGGGTGCCATTCCCCTCGACTTTGAAACGGTGTATAAAAAGGCTGCCAATGCTGACTTTTGGGTGATGCTCGAAAATTACCCCGGTCAATATAGCTACTCCATTTTGAAGGACGAGTATGCTCCCTATGCCGATTTTGATGCCTTCAAGAACGGTAGAATAGTGTTCTGCAATACCTACAAGTCCACCTACTACGACGAGGGTATGCTCCAGCCCGATAGGTTGCTGGCCGATTTTATCAAGGCATTCCACC is a window encoding:
- a CDS encoding ABC transporter substrate-binding protein encodes the protein MKKLLFLLVVALATFSLSSCNRSSQSNGSKGLVEVPLRYAKLFKVFKANGYTQLDVVNPWDTAILLQRFYLVPKQGGILPHKVDGQIIRVPVSSMACASSTDVCYAQQLGLLDSIVGVAEPNYINNSYLLSRLGAGKVVDLGQSMEINREQLIRVNPNIFFVSPFKDNKYAAVMASGIPLAMVSAYMEEHPLGRAEWVKFMALFFGKEERANFYFDSLVSCYQKLARVGQSAKTKPTVFSGKPYQGIWYVSPGNSYMAKLLADAGARYLFAYKHEQGAIPLDFETVYKKAANADFWVMLENYPGQYSYSILKDEYAPYADFDAFKNGRIVFCNTYKSTYYDEGMLQPDRLLADFIKAFHPELLPNYQPAYYSMLKN
- the purL gene encoding phosphoribosylformylglycinamidine synthase; its protein translation is MVNFFAKDDGVVFAVESTIVPSPQDISKLQWLFDKAEYLNKEMVPGFFVGPRIEMVTPWSTNAVEITQNMGIAGITRIEEFFVVKSDHARFDPMLQLLYKGLDQHLFTISKKPEPVYHIESIAEYNKKEGLALSDQEVEYLESLSRKLGRKLSDSEVFGFSQVNSEHCRHKIFNGIFIIDGQEKPSSLFALIKKTSKENPNRIVSAYKDNVAFVEGPEVEQFAPATQDKPDYFKVKNYKSVISLKAETHNFPTTVEPFNGAATGSGGEIRDRMAGGKGSLPIAGTAVYMTSYPRLEKGRSWEAKIMPRPWLYQTPADILIKASNGASDFGNKFGQPLICGSLLTFEHIHKQKKFGFDKVIMQAGGIGSGKKVDSIKDTPKVGQKLVVMGGDNYRIGMGGGAVSSVATGEFSNKIELNAVQRSNPEMQKRVSNAVRAMVESDVNPIVSIHDHGAGGHLNCLSELVEATGGVIYLDKLPVGDETLSAREIVGNESQERMGLLIDEKNIELLNAVAQRERAPLYVVGETTNDQHFAFVDSKTGEKPIDLQLADMFGNPPATVLNDKTVAVEPENLVYDAAHIESYLRQVLHLEAVACKDWLTNKVDRSVTGKIAKQQCCGELQLPLNNVGVVALDYQGVKGIATSIGHAPIAGMVDAARGSVLSIAEALTNLVWAPIQDGLRGVSLSANWMWPAKNSGEDARLYKAVEAASQFAIALGVNIPTGKDSLSMTQKYPDGEVVYSPGTVIISSVGEVTDIRKVVEPVLVKDVNFPIYYIDFSGDDEFDLGGSSLAQVLSSLGETAPTVSNPAYFANTFTALQQAVERNLLAAGHDVSSGGIIVTLLEMCFANVEFGLNVDLSGFAEKDLVKLLFSEKPSVVVQATDAAKFEELLSGFGVRYVKLGAPSENRLITITHHSRTLTLHIDDLRDQWYFTSYLLDQKQTSKELAQMRFNTYKFHAIAPKFPLDFSGKGVDLGIDIKRRANSGVKAAIIREKGVNGDREMAWSLYMAGFDVKDVHMTDLISGRETLDEVNMIVFVGGFSNSDVLGSAKGWAGAFLYNPKAKQALDGFFARPDTLSLGVCNGCQLMVELGLIYPEHAVKPKMLHNDSHKFESGFVNVDISESNSIMLKELVGSRLGIWVAHGEGKFSFPYELSEYEIPITYSGCCYPANPNGSPAGAAAICSPDGRHLAMMPHLERSVYPWQWPYYPAERKSDEVTPWTIAFRSAFSWIKKMQK
- a CDS encoding phosphomannomutase/phosphoglucomutase, giving the protein MGAFHAYDIRGIYNQDFNKDDVYKMGFFLPGLLGVNKVLVGRDVRVSSPEIYEYLTKGITDSGADVHTIGISTTPMVYYSTARYGFKASVQITASHNPREYNGLKVSRENALPVGYDAGLGELEKLVKSGEVKVSEKKGQIIEMDVREEYLTFLKKYLEDYSNLKMAVDCSNGMAAFLIKDLLGDAPVYIYDELDGTFPNHEANPLVQENVADLKALVKKEKADIGIIFDGDADRVMFVDENGRFISPDLIIALLGHYFFEERGLKGDVLIDIRTSKAVPEYLARFGAKVHMWRVGRAFAAPKLRELNGVYGGELAGHYYFKEFFFSDSGLLASLLVLNVVSKMKRDGTSLSKAIAAIEAYANSGEINFKLDRKQEAMDAVKEYFDKTEKPTAFFDFDGYRVEFADWWFNIRPSNTEPYLRFLAEARTTAMLDEKVAKVKEIIGKFM